ATCAGTATCTAATCAACCGTGAACAATTCAATAATCATTTGGAACAATTAGAAAAACACAAAAAGCTCATGTTAGATTATTTAAATGAGCCAATTCCAGAAGATATTGATATTAAAGACGAGGATTAGTTTCTAGCTTCCCTAAGCGGGGGGCTTTTTTTGATGAAGAAAATCCCTCCCACAACTAACTGCATTTGATGTAACAAGTCCTAAGTCACAAATAGTAGAATACTTGAAACTAACTTTTATTTCTCCGGACAAAGTAAATTGTATTGACCGTTACAAAATGCGAGTGTTATGCTACTTTTTATAAATTTCATAGATATTTACCTTGTACTTGCATGAGAATATGGCTCGAGCGTTTCTCCCAAGCTACCGGAAAAATTTGTCTACACGGGATTAACAATTCTTTTGTTTATTTTTCCCAGTGTGGTCTATTTTATATTTATGTGAAAATTTTCGCCTTTTTTGAATGCAAACTAGAGTGTTTTTAATGATACTGAGCGATTCTAATGAAGTTCTCTACTACTATTATTCCTTTGTGATGAGGATGTAAGAAACTGGCACTATTTTCAAATTTAGTACAGGTCAACAAATCTCTTCCATATCCTCATCCCAAAAAGTGTGATAATATTTAGGGAATCGAAATAAATGAAAGATACTGAGATGAACTCTACGTTTTACTTACATCTCTCTGAAATGAGGCGAAATAGTTGCAAATAAAAAAAGAACCGCTATGGAATTCTGCCTTTATTATGTTAATGGTTGGAAATTTATTTGTTTTCATGAGTTTTCAAATGCTCATTCCAACCTTGCCACCTTATATAAAATCAATAGGGGCATCTGGTCTGGAAATAGGGTTGGTTACCGCTTTATTTTCAATAGGGGCAGTGGTCATCCGTCCATTTGTTGGTTATATGCTAGAATATAAAGTTCGAAAACCACTCGTAATTATTGGGTCGATTTCACTCCTGTTGATTACGATGATCTATCCGTTATCTCAAATTGTTGTCATTTTTTTATTATTCCGTTTTGTTCATGGGCTAGCATGGGGTTGGTCAACAACAGTAAATGGTACGGCGGCTGTCGATGTGGTCCCCAATTCTCGTTTAGGTGAGGGAATGGGCTATTATGGAATGTCGATCACGATTGGCATGATCATTGCACCAAGTATTGGGATTTATTTGTATCAGGTTAGCACGTTTACGAATTTAATCATCGTGTCGAGTGTATTAGGACTGATTGCTCTTGGACTCCTGTCAATTGTTCACTATAGAACACCTGAAACCGTTCAAAAGACCAAGCGAGAAGATTTATCTTTTTCTTATGTCGGATCGCTGATTGAAAAATCAAGTTGGTATACGTCGATGATTACACTTGCTGCCACATTCGGATACGGAACGATCGTGACGTTCATCGTTATTTTTGGAGAAGAGCGAGGGATCGGTCACATCTTCCTTTTCTATTTAGTGAATGCCGTAATGGCTTCGATTTCACGACCTATCGCCGGAAAATGGTTTGATAATCACGGGGCGAAAGGACTGGTCATTGCTTGTTTATCGCTATCTTTTATTGGAATGTGGGTATTGTCGCTCTCATATTCTGAAATCGGCATTGTCGTAGCAGGGATGCTATTTGGTGTAGGATTTGGTTCATTGATTCCCACGTTACAATCATGGACGCTCTCGAAAACGCCTGCTAATCGACGTGGTGTGGCCAATGGGATGTTTTTCTCATCAATTGATTTAGGAATTGGGCTAAGTGGATTAGTGTTTGGAGCAATCGTATCCTATGTAGAAATAGGTGTTATTTTCAAAATTTCTAGTGTGTTTATCCTTTTGGCAATGGTTTTAACTCTTCTTGAAGATCGTAAAAAGAAAGAGACTAGGAAAGAAATGAAAGTAGTAGAAGGCTAGCAAATGCTAGCCTTTTTTTGAAAGGCTCGTTTCGTATACATTGTGGCTATTTCATCGTATTTTTGATTAAATCTTCCATTTCGCTGTTGATTTCCATTAAAAATAGATGGATCTAGCTGCAGTGGCTAGCGGCTCGGGGTCAAATGAATAACTCTCCAGTGATGCAGGCATCACCTCCGAGGTCTTCATTTGCCTGCCGCCGCAGGGCAGCCACTTCCGCTTTTCGAGATCTAGCTGCAGTGGCTAGCAGCTATGGGACAAATGTTATCCAACTCCAAAGGTCAGGACCTTCTCCGTTGGATAACATTTGCCCGCCGCTGCTGGGCGAGCCACTTCCGCTTTTCGTGTTTATTATGGTAATTTCGGTTTGATTTCGCTATGATAGATTTAGAGTTTATATACATACTAGGGGGAGTAAAGTGGATACTCAACTAAATAAATATGCAGAGCTTGCTGTTAAAGTGGGTATTAATATTCAAAGAGGACAATATTTGTGGGTTTCTGCACCTATAGGCACGGAGGATTTTGTACGAAAAGTCGTTAAGGAAGCTTATCTTGCTGGGGCAAAAAAAGTACATGTAAATTGGTACGATGAAGAAATTTTGAGGACTCATTACGAGCTTGCACCTGATGAAGTGTTTCTTGAATTTCCAAGCTGGGAAGTGCAGGCAACTGAGGAAGTTGTAGATGATGGTGGAGCTTTTTTATATATAGATGCAACAGATCCTGATCTTCTAAATGGGATCCCGGTGGAGCGAATTATGAACTTTCAAAAAGCCCAAGGAGTAGCGTTAGAGAAATTTAGAGAAGCGATTCAAATTGATGCAATTAGTTGGTCGATCCTTGCGATACCAAATACAAAATGGGCTGATAAAGTCTTTCCTTCTTTGCCGGAAGAGAATCGAGTGGAAGCGTTATGGGAATCCATTTTTCAAGCTGTGCGAATTCATGAAGAAAATCCTATTTCTGCCTGGAAAATCCATATAGAAACATTAAAAGAACGAGCAGATCTACTAACAGAAAAGAAATACAAAAAGCTTCATTATGCTGGACCTGGAACGGATTTGACGATTGAATTGCCAGACAAGCATTTATGGCTAACAGGAAGCTCCATGACGCCACAAGGAATCACATTTGTTGCGAATATGCCGACGGAAGAAGTCTATACGGTCCCATTAAAAACAGGCATTAACGGCTATGTGACAAGTACAAAGCCATTAGCGTATCAAGGAAATGTCATCGAACAGTTTACCTTAACGTTTGAAAATGGAGAAATTGTTAAGATAGAAGCTGAAACAGGTGAAAATCTACTTCAGCAACTCATCGAGACGGATGATGGTGCTTGTTTTATTGGAGAAGTAGCGCTTGTTCCTCATCAATCTCCGATATCAAGTTCAGGGATATTGTTCTTTAATACTCTTTTTGATGAGAATGCATCCAATCATTTAGCGATAGGTTCTGCTTATCCAACGTGTTATGAAGGGGGATCAAACATGACGGAGGAGGAGCGATTAGCGGTTGGCCTGAACGATAGTATTGTTCATGAAGATTTTATGATAGGCTCAGAGAAGATGAATATTGATGGGATTTATGAGGATGAGTCAAGAGAACCCATCTTTCGAAACGGAAATTGGGCCTTTTAAGTGAAGGCTTTTAACTAATGGTTCTTTTCGTATACATTGTGGCTATTTCAGTTGATTTTTGATTAAATTCTCTGTTTCACCCTTTCGTAATCCAGCTGCAGTGGCTAGCAGCTATGGGACAAATAACATCCAACTCCAAAGGTCAGGACCTTTTCCGTTGGATAACATTTGCCCGCCGCTGCTGGGCGAGCCACTTCCGCTTTTCGTAAATGATGCCCGAAACAAAGCTATATCACAGATGGTTAACTGATACGAGAAGCCACAATCTTTGCAAAAACAGCCTTTGATAACGTAATCACAGGTGCACTAAGCTCTCGAATAAGGGAGGCCTGAGATTCTAGACGGCTTGTAATGATTTTCATGAACGAAACGGTAAATGAATCAAATACATAATCAAGGGAAAAATTTATTTTTCTTTCCCAATTAAAAAAAGCTTGGAATCCAACATCCAGAGTCGTTTCCTTAACAAATTTCTCGATGAATTGCCAATAAAGCTGACGGAAGCTACCTGAGTTTTTTACTACCTCTTCTAATGATGTATTGGATTGAACACGCTCAGAGGCTGTTTTTCTTGTCCAAGTTGAAATGACTTGACGCATTTCTTCTTCAGAACGAAGAAGTGAGGTAGCAATTAAAATGAGATATTTTCCGTTTTGTTCCATAATTTTTGCATTAACTTCAGGTGGAGCGTCTGGGGAATAGTGTGAGCCAGGCTTGTTCAATTAATGCGAAGCCCACTCACTTGTGAATTCGTTTTTAAGCTTAACTAGAGATTCGTATAAAGCAAGTGCTTTTGTTTCCATAGAATAATCACCTGTATTATTAGTCTTTCTTCTATTTTTAGGTATAATAATGGATTTTGTCAATTTGGAATTTAATAAGTTCCTTTTGATGAATTATTATGAGGAATTCTCCCTATTAGTACACTCACAAACAGGGTATCCTATAACAAGAAAGGGAGGATGATGTGGA
This DNA window, taken from Bacillus sp. 2205SS5-2, encodes the following:
- a CDS encoding excisionase family DNA-binding protein — translated: MYLTVKETAQYLSFPENYIEALIVEGKIRAVHDGYQYLINREQFNNHLEQLEKHKKLMLDYLNEPIPEDIDIKDED
- a CDS encoding MFS transporter: MLMVGNLFVFMSFQMLIPTLPPYIKSIGASGLEIGLVTALFSIGAVVIRPFVGYMLEYKVRKPLVIIGSISLLLITMIYPLSQIVVIFLLFRFVHGLAWGWSTTVNGTAAVDVVPNSRLGEGMGYYGMSITIGMIIAPSIGIYLYQVSTFTNLIIVSSVLGLIALGLLSIVHYRTPETVQKTKREDLSFSYVGSLIEKSSWYTSMITLAATFGYGTIVTFIVIFGEERGIGHIFLFYLVNAVMASISRPIAGKWFDNHGAKGLVIACLSLSFIGMWVLSLSYSEIGIVVAGMLFGVGFGSLIPTLQSWTLSKTPANRRGVANGMFFSSIDLGIGLSGLVFGAIVSYVEIGVIFKISSVFILLAMVLTLLEDRKKKETRKEMKVVEG
- a CDS encoding aminopeptidase; this encodes MDTQLNKYAELAVKVGINIQRGQYLWVSAPIGTEDFVRKVVKEAYLAGAKKVHVNWYDEEILRTHYELAPDEVFLEFPSWEVQATEEVVDDGGAFLYIDATDPDLLNGIPVERIMNFQKAQGVALEKFREAIQIDAISWSILAIPNTKWADKVFPSLPEENRVEALWESIFQAVRIHEENPISAWKIHIETLKERADLLTEKKYKKLHYAGPGTDLTIELPDKHLWLTGSSMTPQGITFVANMPTEEVYTVPLKTGINGYVTSTKPLAYQGNVIEQFTLTFENGEIVKIEAETGENLLQQLIETDDGACFIGEVALVPHQSPISSSGILFFNTLFDENASNHLAIGSAYPTCYEGGSNMTEEERLAVGLNDSIVHEDFMIGSEKMNIDGIYEDESREPIFRNGNWAF